GGCGATGTCGACGGTGTTTTCGGTCCGAGTCGAGGTGGAGCCGGTGAACAGGGTCGCGACGTGCGGCTTGCCGAGCAGTTGTACTGCGGCCACCGCGACCCCATCTTGATATCGCACTCCGCCACCGGCGCGGTCGTTGGCAACCGTCAGCGGATCGACCAAGGTGATCGGCCGGTGACGCCGCCCCCACAACAGCAGCCATTCCCAGCCCGTCCGGCCTCGCCAACGCAGCAGACACAAAGCCGCCACGAACGCCGAAACCGCTGTGGCACAAAGGTATCCATCGATCGCCAATCCGGTCAGGAAGGCAGTGAACACAGCGGCGATGATGGTCAGCCGCTTGGTCGCCGTCATCGTTCCCGCCGCACTCGAGCGATCAGGGCCACACCGGCGGTGACCGCCAGGACCACGCCGGCGAAGACCAGTGCGGCGCTGCGGGCACGGTGATCCGGTGGTGCCGGCGGCGCGGTGGGTGTGATGACCCGGCTGTGCGCCCCCGGCGCGAGCCGATCCCCCCACCGGCACGTCGAAGGTCAATGCAGCCACCGGATCGACGACGCCGTAACCGACTTGGTTGTCCACGCCGCGCGGCGGGGTTGTGCGCGGTCTGCAGGATCCGATTGATGATCTGGTGCGCCGACAGGGTGGGGTACTTGGCGCGCACCAACGCGGCGACACCGCTGACATAGGCGGCCGAGAAGCTGGTGCCCCAGATGGGCATGTTCTTCTCGCCCGGATGAATCGGCGGGTAGGCGTTGACCGGGCCACCGGTTTGCGGGGACAACCCCATGATGCCCACGCCCGGCGCGGCGGCAGCCACCCACGGCCCGGCGAGGCTTTTGCTGATCGGCGCCCCGGTATTGTCCACCGCCCCAACAGATAAGACGTAATCGGAGAACCAGGAGGGAGACGAGACCGTCTTCACCTGATGCCAGTCCCGCGGATCCGAGGCGTCCAACGGGTCGAAGGAGGGGTTCTGTGCGCAGCCGTCCTCGCTGTCGTTGCCGGCGGCGGCGACGATCACTGCGTCCTTGACCGTGGCCGCATACCAGACGGCCGCGCCGATGGCGGCCTGGTCCAGCGGATCGGCGGCCGAAACACACGATGTCACACTGATATTGATCACCTTTGCGCCCATGTTGGCGGCGTGCACGATGGCGGTAGCCAGGGATGCGATCGACCCGGCCTTCTTGCGGACCTCCGAATCACCGGGGCCGGGGTTCACCGGTTCGAACGCCCGGGAGGACTGGCGGATGGAGATGATCACCGCGTGCGGCGCGACGCCCACCACCCCGTCGGGTGCCCCGGCGCCGGACCCGGAACCTCGGGAACGTCGGCGGGCCCGGTGCCGGGATCCCCTGGACCGCTGGACGGTTCGTCGGACGGCGGGGGCGGGGGTGTGCCGGCTTGGTCTCGGTGACCGTCACCGGGGTGGGCGGCGGCGGGGTGCCGGTGGCGGCGGGGCACCGCCGGGCGGGGGCGCCGCGGACTCGACCGGTGCCGGGCCGGCCGGCGGTGGGAAGGCCGGGGCACTCGGCATCGGCGCCGGCATCGGACTGCCTTGCGGCGCAGCACCTATCAGTGACGCCACGATGGTGCCGTGCGCGTCGCAGTCCATCAGCCCGTCACCGCTCATGATGTAGTCCCCACCCGGCACCACCCGTAGCCGGGGGCTGGGGTTGATGCCGGTGTCGATGATCGCCACCGGTACCCCGTTGCCGGTCGAGTACTGCCAGGCCTTGCCGATGTTGAGCATGGTGAAACCGGGCGCGGTGACGGCCACGTTGGGATCGGCGATGGTGATGGTGCGCGCGCACATGTTGCTCTGCCGCATCGGCTGGTCCGGCCCCGGTCTACCGTCCGGCGGGACCCGGGCGGGATCGATGGTGGGCTGCGGAATCGCCAGCGCCACAGGCACGTTAGCCGACAACGCCACCGCCAAGGTGACCAGCGTCAGCACCAACAGCCGTCCGCCGATGGAACTCATCGCATCCGCACCCAGGTGAACAGCCCGCCAATCCACGCTGCCAGCGGCAACGCGGCGATGATGGCCACGATCTCCAGCCATTCGGCTGCCATCCGCACCAGCGGGGTGAACCTGGTGACGGGCACCAACAGCGCCGCCAACAGTCCCGCGCCGGCGAATGCCGAGAGCAGCACCGCCGCACCCAGCACTGCCTGCCCGTGGGAAGCCGGTTCGTGCACAACGTATTTGATGACGCCGGCACAAGTGGCCACCGCGGCGCCGCAGACCAAGGCGACCGCTTGGCGCTTGTCGGCGAAGGCCCGGCCCCGGCTGATGAAGATCACCACGAACAGCCCACACAGCACCGCGGCCGCAGTGGCACGGTCGCGGCCGGGCATCAAGGTGGCCCATACCGCTGCCGGCAGCGCCGCGGCGGCACCCACGCAGATCCCGGTCAGCACACTGTTGGCACGTATCGCCGCCCGGGCGATCTGCGCCCCACGGGCGGTGGTGTCGGGATTGACATCCTCCGCGCCACCCTCCGTGCCGTCGCTCACCGGGGAGACGGCGTCGACCGGCATACCGTCCGCGCGCCGGAACAGATCGCGCCCGGTGATCGAGCCGAAGTACGGCGGCCGGATGCGGGCGGCCCACAGCGAGATGGTCGGGGCCATCGTCAGAACCAGCAGCAGGGCTACGAGGGTGCACATGCCCAGCCACTGAGCCGGAATCGGCCACCACATCCGCGGCGCGGCCACACTCGCCCCAAGTGCGCACCAGGTCACCACCGCCGCTGCCGCATCGACATGGCGCCGGGTCGCCGTCGCGAGGCCGCACGTCAGCACCCCGACCGCCAGCACCGCGATGAAGACGTGGGCCGACCCGAGCCTGCCGGGCGCGGCAGCGCCCAGGCTGACCGCGATCAGCGGCACGGCCAGCCAGCCGAACCCGTCGAGCATGTCGACCCGGCGCGGCCACCACCGCCACACCGCCACCGCCGTGCTGCCCAGGACCAGCCCCGTCCCGCCGGAAACCAGCGCAGCCAGCAGCGAGTCGGATGAGATCCGCTGCCGCACCACTAATCCGAGAATCGTGACGGCGACCATCGCGACGATCGCCAGCGCGGTATGGGCGGCCGTCTGCACGGTGACGGGTTCGAAGAGTTTCTTGCCCACCCGTGCCAGACCGGTGGACAGCGACTCGTATTGCGGCTCGAACGACTCCCCCTCGGTCGCGGGTACCAGCGTGAGGGTGGCGCCGTCCTCCACGCCGAGTTCGTCCAGCGTCTTTGTGACGTCCAGGCGGACCCCGTTGGCTTTGTGGAGTTCGTATCCGACGCCGGATTCGAGCCCCGGCAAGCCACGGCGCCTGAGTTCGTCGTTGACGAGTTCGACGACGTTGTCGACGAAGACCTCGATCGGCACCGAGGCCGGGTACACCTGCGAGAGCAGGTGTTCGCCGCAGACCACGGCGACCGCGCACCGCGCCGGGAACGAGACCTTGCCAACCAGCGACGTCATTTAGCGAGGCCTGTCGGCGTCCGGAATGTACTTGTCGGCCAGCGCCGCCGCGATCTCGAACAGTCGCAGCCGCGATTTCTTTTTCAGTTCGTGGCGGGTATCGATGATGCCGCCCTTGGCGAGATACGGGTCATAGGGCATGAATTCGACTGTTGCACCGGATTGCTGGAACCGCTCGGTCAGGTATGCCAGGGCGTCGGCGTCGTACTGGTCGCGGCTGTCGTTAAGGATCACCGTGCTGCGCGACACCAGTTCGTGGTATCCCATCGACCGCAGCA
The nucleotide sequence above comes from Mycobacterium kiyosense. Encoded proteins:
- a CDS encoding hypothetical protein (frameshifted, insertion at around 6320076,6319997, deletion at around 6320928,6320883,6320784); this translates as MVGVAPHAVIISIRQSSRAFEPVNPGPGDSEVRKKAGSIASLATAIVHAANMGAKVINISVTSCVSAADPLDQAAIGAAVWYAATVKDAVIVAAAGNDSEDGCAQNPSFDPLDASDPRDWHQVKTVSSPSWFSDYVLSVGAVDNTGAPISKSLAGPWVAAAAPGVGIMGLSPQTGGPVNAYPPIHPGEKNMPIWGTSFSAAYVSGVAALVRAKYPTLSAHQIINRILQTAHNPAARRGQPSRLRRRRSGGCIDLRRAGGGIGSRRGRTAGSSHPPRRRHHRITVPAAPHWSSPAWSWRSPPVWP
- a CDS encoding hypothetical protein (frameshifted, deletion at around 6320928,6320883,6320784), coding for MSSIGGRLLVLTLVTLAVALSANVPVALAIPQPTIDPARVPPDGRPGPDQPMRQSNMCARTITIADPNVAVTAPGFTMLNIGKAWQYSTGNGVPVAIIDTGINPSPRLRVVPGGDYIMSGDGLMDCDAHGTIVASLIGAAPQGSPMPAPMPSAPAFPPPAGPAPVESAAPPPGGAPPPPAPRRRPPR
- the eccD2 gene encoding ESX-2 secretion system protein eccD2, translating into MTSLVGKVSFPARCAVAVVCGEHLLSQVYPASVPIEVFVDNVVELVNDELRRRGLPGLESGVGYELHKANGVRLDVTKTLDELGVEDGATLTLVPATEGESFEPQYESLSTGLARVGKKLFEPVTVQTAAHTALAIVAMVAVTILGLVVRQRISSDSLLAALVSGGTGLVLGSTAVAVWRWWPRRVDMLDGFGWLAVPLIAVSLGAAAPGRLGSAHVFIAVLAVGVLTCGLATATRRHVDAAAAVVTWCALGASVAAPRMWWPIPAQWLGMCTLVALLLVLTMAPTISLWAARIRPPYFGSITGRDLFRRADGMPVDAVSPVSDGTEGGAEDVNPDTTARGAQIARAAIRANSVLTGICVGAAAALPAAVWATLMPGRDRATAAAVLCGLFVVIFISRGRAFADKRQAVALVCGAAVATCAGVIKYVVHEPASHGQAVLGAAVLLSAFAGAGLLAALLVPVTRFTPLVRMAAEWLEIVAIIAALPLAAWIGGLFTWVRMR